A single Dreissena polymorpha isolate Duluth1 chromosome 14, UMN_Dpol_1.0, whole genome shotgun sequence DNA region contains:
- the LOC127859039 gene encoding uncharacterized protein LOC127859039: MITGSSDIPVEIHRNNIMDRVDLRTTHEEADVIIPRQVVQAIEEGAVCVRVICDHTDVFVLLLHVYLTMNLTCTVLMESTSADRTIVDIGATTQKNKAIIPSLLAAHALSGCDTVARLTGIGKIKVIKQLEKGLHLDHLGVKDASFDLVLSEATSFIAACYGRYNKASMSDVRYEVWLSKLGKKNIRNMPKLQALPPTTESFLENVKRAHLQTCIWKATLEQDPPTFNVLEFGWKKEVVGKVLSPVLIADDKPLAPASVLKLVSCGCSSDQPCGTARCRCYSAHLPCTMFCSCHQTCNCANRLTKEADTNSDSEAEDCDSNDET, encoded by the coding sequence ATGATCACAGGTTCATCGGATATTCCAGTAGAAATTCATAGAAATAACATCATGGACAGAGTGGATTTGCGAACCACCCATGAGGAAGCCGATGTAATTATTCCTCGACAAGTTGTGCAGGCTATAGAAGAGGGAGCTGTCTGTGTCAGGGTCATATGCGACCATActgatgtgtttgttttactactacatgtatatttgacTATGAACCTTACATGTACAGTCTTAATGGAAAGCACAAGTGCAGACAGAACGATTGTGGATATTGGTGCTACAACACAGAAAAACAAGGCAATAATTCCAAGTTTATTGGCAGCCCATGCGTTGTCCGGCTGTGACACAGTTGCTAGGCTAACTGGGATTGGAAAAATTAAGGTCATCAAACAGTTAGAGAAAGGATTACACCTTGATCATCTTGGTGTCAAGGATGCAAGTTTTGATCTTGTTTTGTCAGAAGCAACATCATTTATTGCAGCGTGCTATGGACGTTATAACAAAGCTAGTATGTCAGATGTCAGATATGAAGTTTGGCTTTCCAAATTAGGgaagaaaaatataagaaatatgcCAAAACTACAAGCGTTGCCACCAACAACTGAGTCTTTCTTAGAAAATGTCAAAAGAGCTCATCTTCAAACATGCATTTGGAAAGCCACCTTAGAACAAGATCCCCCAACATTCAATGTGCTTGAGTTTGGTTGGAAAAAAGAGGTAGTGGGCAAGGTTCTTTCACCCGTCCTAATTGCCGATGATAAACCGTTAGCCCCAGCAAGTGTGTTGAAACTAGTATCGTGTGGTTGTTCATCTGATCAACCTTGTGGAACAGCAAGGTGTAGGTGTTATAGTGCACACCTGCCATGCACCATGTTTTGCAGCTGCCATCAAACGTGCAACTGTGCGAACAGATTAACAAAGGAGGCAGATACTAATAGTGACAGTGAAGCGGAGGACTGTGACAGTAATGATGaaacataa